A stretch of Catenulispora sp. EB89 DNA encodes these proteins:
- a CDS encoding alpha/beta fold hydrolase, which produces MSIRRMAAVMAAAAMALVPTVAVADAAAPPSGAAPSVAPADWQACQDGLQCATVKVPLDYRHPDGKKISIMMMRHQATDTAHRRGTLFFNSGGPYEQLTNFPRYLSVLPASWVAQYDIINFDPRGFGYSTSVRCFPSEAAENSFLAGLPADVPVTPAQITTWDQIMARYSALCARTNGSLLQHTSTADVARDMDLLRQSVGEPELNYVAGSYGTGLGAVYANLFPAKVGRMILDGNVDPAVWTGSDGGKLPPFVAMRADVASARTLDGLLNLCGRTFTAKCAFSAGTPAATRAKYSTLMQLLHAHPVTVGTPPNAQTCDDVCATFSLPLTQVSQWADGTTFLQQLWQAARTGKAVASPVSPAGANPVSPAGANPVSPAGANPVSPAGASPVSPAGANPVSPAGANPVSLAGLANPGSPVSAVSSPAPTPATDPTPYTGGEQTIATICSDSDHPRDPRAYTAAARMSQARAGLVGLSWTWTTEICATWPKSADTYTGPWNRPTVHPILVVGNTGDPDTPYWNSVAMTHELAHAGLLTIDGYGHTELLNPSTCATDYENAYLQTGALPAPGTICHQDALPFS; this is translated from the coding sequence ATGAGTATTCGACGGATGGCGGCGGTCATGGCGGCGGCCGCGATGGCTTTGGTGCCGACGGTCGCCGTGGCTGATGCGGCGGCACCACCGAGCGGGGCGGCTCCATCGGTGGCACCGGCCGATTGGCAGGCATGTCAGGACGGCCTCCAGTGCGCGACGGTGAAGGTGCCGCTGGACTACCGGCATCCGGACGGCAAGAAGATCAGCATCATGATGATGCGGCATCAGGCCACAGATACCGCGCACCGCCGGGGGACTCTGTTCTTCAACTCCGGCGGCCCCTACGAGCAGCTGACGAACTTCCCGCGCTATCTCAGTGTGCTGCCCGCGTCGTGGGTGGCGCAGTACGACATCATCAACTTCGACCCGCGCGGGTTCGGCTACAGCACCTCAGTACGCTGTTTCCCCAGCGAGGCGGCCGAGAACAGCTTCCTGGCGGGACTCCCCGCCGACGTCCCCGTGACCCCGGCGCAGATCACGACCTGGGACCAGATCATGGCGCGCTACTCCGCGCTGTGTGCCCGGACCAACGGCAGCCTGCTCCAGCACACCAGCACCGCCGACGTGGCCCGGGACATGGACCTGCTGCGGCAGTCGGTGGGGGAGCCGGAGCTGAACTACGTGGCGGGCTCGTACGGCACCGGCCTGGGCGCCGTCTACGCCAACCTCTTCCCCGCCAAGGTCGGCCGCATGATCCTGGACGGCAACGTCGACCCGGCGGTGTGGACCGGGAGCGACGGCGGGAAGCTGCCGCCGTTCGTCGCGATGCGTGCGGACGTGGCCAGCGCGAGGACGCTCGACGGGCTGCTGAACCTGTGCGGCCGGACTTTCACCGCCAAGTGCGCCTTCTCCGCCGGGACGCCGGCCGCCACCCGGGCCAAATACAGCACCCTGATGCAGCTCCTGCACGCGCATCCGGTCACGGTCGGCACCCCGCCGAACGCGCAGACCTGCGACGACGTGTGCGCGACCTTCAGCCTGCCGCTGACGCAGGTCAGCCAGTGGGCGGACGGGACGACGTTCCTCCAGCAGCTCTGGCAGGCCGCGCGCACCGGAAAGGCTGTCGCCAGCCCCGTGAGCCCTGCCGGCGCAAACCCCGTCAGCCCTGCCGGCGCAAACCCCGTCAGCCCTGCCGGCGCAAACCCCGTCAGCCCTGCCGGCGCCAGCCCCGTGAGCCCTGCCGGCGCAAACCCCGTCAGCCCTGCCGGCGCAAACCCCGTCAGCCTCGCGGGCCTTGCCAATCCCGGGAGTCCCGTCAGCGCCGTGAGCTCCCCCGCCCCCACACCGGCCACGGACCCGACGCCCTACACCGGCGGCGAGCAGACCATCGCAACGATCTGCTCCGACAGCGACCACCCCCGCGACCCCCGCGCCTATACCGCCGCCGCCCGGATGTCGCAGGCCAGGGCCGGACTGGTCGGCCTGTCCTGGACGTGGACGACCGAGATCTGCGCCACCTGGCCCAAGAGCGCGGACACCTACACCGGGCCGTGGAACCGGCCCACGGTGCACCCGATCCTGGTCGTCGGCAACACCGGCGACCCCGACACCCCGTACTGGAACTCGGTCGCGATGACGCACGAGCTGGCCCACGCCGGCCTGCTCACGATCGACGGCTACGGCCACACCGAACTCCTCAACCCCAGCACCTGCGCCACGGACTACGAGAACGCCTACCTCCAGACCGGAGCCCTTCCGGCACCTGGCACCATCTGCCACCAGGACGCCCTACCGTTCTCCTGA
- a CDS encoding MarR family winged helix-turn-helix transcriptional regulator codes for MNTARTVNDAPAPDPGFSMLLDDQLCFALYAASRAVTQRYRPLLDDLGLTYPQYLVLLVLWEHGAVPIKDIGAALHLDYGTLTPLIKRLEANGLVRRERVADDERTVQVSLTDQGEDLRTRAADVPAAIGAAMALTPQQFDEAKRLLRLLADNVSGGGSDNVSGGSV; via the coding sequence ATGAACACCGCACGAACGGTGAACGACGCTCCCGCCCCGGACCCGGGCTTCTCGATGCTGCTGGACGACCAGCTCTGCTTCGCCCTGTACGCGGCCTCGCGCGCCGTGACCCAGCGCTACCGCCCCCTGCTCGACGACCTGGGCCTGACCTACCCGCAGTACCTGGTGCTGCTGGTGCTGTGGGAACACGGCGCGGTCCCGATCAAGGACATCGGCGCCGCCCTCCACCTCGACTACGGCACCCTCACCCCGCTGATCAAGCGCCTGGAGGCCAACGGCCTGGTCCGCCGCGAACGCGTCGCGGACGACGAGCGCACGGTCCAGGTCAGCCTCACCGACCAGGGCGAGGACCTGCGCACCCGCGCCGCCGACGTGCCGGCCGCCATCGGCGCCGCGATGGCGCTGACCCCGCAGCAGTTCGACGAGGCGAAGCGGCTGCTGCGGCTGCTGGCGGACAACGTGTCGGGCGGCGGGTCGGACAATGTGTCGGGCGGTTCGGTCTGA
- a CDS encoding alpha/beta hydrolase, translating into MSEHAPTAAAPASAPVLEPAAAEFAAATANPPYLFDLGPVEGRKAVDDVQSGEIEKPAVDEEWVTVTGGPTGTVRARIVKPAGSTGVLPVIVYIHGAGWVFGNAHTHDRLVRELAVGARAAVVFPEYDLSPEARYPVAIEQNFAVARWVVTDGATQGLDATRIAVAGDSVGGNMAAALTLMAKERGGLPLVQQVLFYPVTDASFDTASYHQFAEGYFLRRDAMQWFWDQYTTDPAQRAEITASPLRASLEQLADLPPALVVTGEADVLRDEGEAYANKLRAAGVPVTAVRYQGVIHDFVMLNALRGTHAAEGAINQAVAVLRTALGTN; encoded by the coding sequence ATGTCCGAGCACGCGCCCACCGCCGCCGCTCCCGCCTCCGCCCCCGTCCTGGAGCCGGCGGCCGCCGAGTTCGCCGCCGCCACCGCCAACCCGCCCTACCTGTTCGACCTCGGCCCGGTCGAGGGCCGCAAGGCCGTGGACGACGTGCAGTCCGGCGAGATCGAGAAGCCGGCCGTCGACGAGGAGTGGGTCACCGTCACCGGCGGCCCGACCGGCACGGTCCGGGCCCGGATCGTCAAGCCGGCCGGGAGCACCGGCGTGCTGCCGGTCATCGTCTACATCCACGGCGCGGGCTGGGTGTTCGGCAACGCCCACACCCACGACCGCCTGGTCCGCGAGCTGGCCGTCGGGGCGCGGGCCGCCGTCGTCTTCCCCGAGTACGACCTGTCGCCGGAGGCCCGGTACCCGGTCGCGATCGAGCAGAACTTCGCCGTCGCACGTTGGGTCGTCACCGACGGCGCGACCCAGGGCCTGGACGCCACGCGCATCGCCGTCGCGGGCGACAGCGTCGGCGGCAACATGGCCGCGGCGCTGACCCTGATGGCCAAGGAGCGCGGCGGCCTGCCGCTGGTGCAGCAGGTGCTCTTCTACCCGGTGACCGACGCGAGCTTCGACACCGCTTCCTACCACCAGTTCGCCGAGGGCTACTTCCTGCGCCGGGACGCGATGCAGTGGTTCTGGGACCAGTACACGACCGACCCGGCGCAGCGCGCCGAGATCACCGCCTCCCCGCTGCGGGCGAGCCTGGAGCAGCTGGCGGACCTGCCGCCGGCGCTGGTCGTCACCGGCGAGGCCGACGTGCTGCGCGACGAGGGCGAGGCCTACGCGAACAAGCTGCGCGCGGCCGGCGTGCCGGTGACCGCGGTGCGGTACCAGGGCGTCATCCACGACTTCGTCATGCTCAACGCCCTGCGCGGCACGCACGCCGCCGAAGGAGCGATCAACCAGGCTGTCGCGGTGCTGCGAACGGCTCTTGGGACGAACTGA
- a CDS encoding MFS transporter: protein MTGQNFGRPAARREWGWIVAALVALLATPVSIAGAAITLPRIGATLGTDPAGLQGVVDAFNFAFATATLACGPLADRLGRRRVLLGGMLLVVVGSLGGAAAVSLLTLDLARLVAGAGCAAVFVGTTSLLSASLDGADRARAFTALGVVLGSGLAFGPALCGLLVTIGGWRAVFVTIAVVTAASGVASMLLKTPDEVTSGGARRDGLLVVLRNRRFLGFALIPVAGAFGYVALLTYLPVALSAVKDIAADQAGVIMLPMTVPTVLAPLVAPRLAKALGGTARLMLAATALLAAGTLLLLPALTPTAPDGALIPGMLLLGCGFGLPMGMVDREAIGSVPDDQSGTAAGAMNFLRLGSEAVVIAGFGAGIAQAIAADLHDTALAARVAAGGYLRPHAYADAFALLSAVMALCTIAVLLISVRLLRRRPTRRLQKPQNLSSSQEPFAAPRQPG from the coding sequence GTGACAGGACAGAATTTCGGCAGACCGGCGGCCCGGCGCGAGTGGGGCTGGATCGTCGCGGCCCTGGTCGCCCTGCTGGCGACACCGGTCTCGATCGCCGGTGCGGCGATCACGCTCCCACGCATCGGAGCCACGCTGGGCACCGACCCGGCCGGCCTCCAAGGCGTCGTCGACGCCTTCAACTTCGCCTTCGCGACAGCCACCCTCGCCTGCGGGCCTCTGGCCGACCGGCTCGGACGCCGCCGGGTCCTCCTCGGCGGGATGCTCCTCGTCGTCGTCGGAAGCCTCGGAGGGGCTGCGGCCGTATCGCTCCTCACCCTCGATCTCGCGCGCCTCGTCGCCGGGGCGGGCTGCGCCGCGGTCTTCGTCGGTACGACGTCGCTACTGTCCGCGAGCCTCGACGGCGCCGATCGCGCCCGGGCGTTCACGGCACTCGGCGTCGTCCTCGGATCGGGTCTGGCCTTCGGCCCGGCGCTGTGCGGTCTGCTCGTGACGATCGGCGGGTGGCGGGCCGTGTTCGTCACCATCGCGGTGGTCACAGCCGCGTCGGGAGTGGCGAGCATGCTCCTGAAGACCCCCGACGAGGTGACCTCTGGCGGCGCCCGGCGCGACGGGTTGTTGGTCGTCCTCCGCAACCGCCGGTTCCTCGGCTTCGCCCTGATTCCGGTGGCCGGGGCGTTCGGGTACGTCGCCTTGCTGACCTACCTCCCGGTGGCGTTGTCCGCCGTCAAAGACATCGCCGCCGACCAGGCGGGTGTCATCATGCTGCCGATGACGGTCCCGACCGTGCTGGCCCCGCTGGTCGCGCCGCGCCTCGCCAAGGCCCTCGGCGGAACGGCCCGGCTGATGCTCGCCGCGACGGCCTTGCTGGCCGCGGGGACTCTGCTCCTGCTCCCAGCGCTCACACCGACGGCCCCGGACGGCGCCCTCATCCCCGGCATGCTGCTTCTCGGATGCGGATTCGGGCTCCCCATGGGGATGGTCGACCGCGAAGCCATCGGCTCGGTCCCCGACGACCAGTCGGGGACCGCGGCGGGAGCGATGAACTTCCTCCGCCTCGGAAGCGAGGCGGTCGTGATCGCGGGCTTCGGGGCGGGCATCGCCCAAGCGATCGCGGCTGACCTGCACGACACGGCGCTCGCCGCGCGGGTCGCCGCCGGCGGATACCTCCGCCCGCACGCCTACGCGGACGCGTTCGCGCTGCTCTCGGCGGTGATGGCGCTGTGCACCATAGCCGTGCTCCTTATAAGCGTGCGGCTTCTGCGGCGCCGCCCCACACGACGCCTCCAGAAGCCGCAAAACCTCAGTTCGTCCCAAGAGCCGTTCGCAGCACCGCGACAGCCTGGTTGA
- a CDS encoding MerR family transcriptional regulator translates to MTPPTAGLTIGQVATATGLSVHTLRFYEREGLFLHAPTRTAGGHRVYSPEDLQWLQLCNRLRDSGMPLARIKEFADLIRTRPDDYSGRLQMLREHEAAVIAKQQALAENLEAIRHKIAIYEEHQRTGETARIYTDPRR, encoded by the coding sequence ATGACACCGCCGACAGCCGGACTCACCATCGGACAGGTCGCCACGGCGACCGGCTTGAGCGTGCACACCCTGCGCTTCTACGAACGCGAAGGCCTGTTCCTGCACGCGCCCACGCGCACCGCCGGCGGCCACCGCGTCTACAGCCCCGAAGACCTGCAGTGGCTCCAGCTGTGCAACCGGCTGCGCGACAGCGGCATGCCACTGGCCCGGATCAAGGAGTTCGCCGACCTCATCCGCACACGCCCCGACGACTACAGCGGCCGACTCCAGATGCTGCGGGAGCACGAGGCGGCGGTGATCGCCAAGCAGCAGGCCCTCGCCGAGAACCTCGAAGCCATCCGCCACAAGATCGCCATCTACGAGGAGCACCAACGGACCGGCGAAACCGCGCGGATCTACACCGATCCTCGGCGCTGA
- a CDS encoding alpha/beta fold hydrolase, with amino-acid sequence MNRRSALTLGMGAAVFTAAGETPALAFAAPSDAADTAGPTGGAGPASGTAAAGSDAALAASLGGGFTSQYVTVNGLRLHYVAGGQGAPLILLPGWPETWWEYRKVMPALAAAGRRVIALDLRGMGGSDKPAGGYDKKTMAGDVLGFIKALGYDKADVAGHDIGSMVAFSFAANYPQAANRIAMLDVTHPNPGYYQIPMLPQAGAPFYPWWFAFNQVAGLPEELVTGRAQYIVDWMFDNLLLNQDAVTPLDRAIYASAYNTPDGIRGGNGWYQTFGQDITDLAGYSKVTAPLLGMVNPVFAAQMQATLPTQATDVEVVVVPDTGHYFVEEQPQAVIDQFNKFFV; translated from the coding sequence ATGAACCGACGCAGCGCGCTCACCCTGGGCATGGGTGCCGCCGTGTTCACCGCGGCCGGCGAGACGCCGGCCCTGGCGTTCGCCGCCCCGTCAGACGCCGCCGACACCGCCGGGCCGACCGGGGGCGCCGGTCCGGCGTCCGGGACTGCCGCGGCCGGCAGCGACGCCGCGCTGGCCGCCTCCCTCGGCGGCGGCTTCACCAGCCAGTACGTCACCGTCAACGGCCTGCGGCTGCACTACGTGGCCGGCGGGCAGGGCGCGCCGCTGATCCTGCTGCCGGGCTGGCCGGAGACCTGGTGGGAGTACCGCAAGGTGATGCCGGCGCTGGCTGCGGCCGGGCGCCGGGTGATAGCCCTGGACCTGCGCGGCATGGGCGGCTCGGACAAGCCGGCCGGCGGGTACGACAAGAAGACGATGGCCGGCGACGTGCTCGGCTTCATCAAGGCCCTGGGTTACGACAAGGCCGACGTCGCGGGCCACGACATCGGCTCCATGGTGGCCTTCTCCTTCGCCGCCAACTACCCGCAGGCCGCGAACCGCATCGCGATGCTCGACGTCACGCACCCGAACCCGGGCTACTACCAGATCCCGATGCTCCCGCAGGCCGGCGCGCCGTTCTATCCCTGGTGGTTCGCCTTCAACCAGGTCGCCGGCCTGCCCGAGGAACTGGTGACCGGCCGCGCGCAGTACATCGTGGACTGGATGTTCGACAACCTGCTGCTGAACCAGGATGCTGTCACGCCCCTGGACCGCGCCATCTACGCCAGCGCCTACAACACCCCCGACGGCATCCGTGGCGGCAACGGCTGGTACCAGACCTTCGGCCAGGACATCACCGACCTGGCCGGCTACAGCAAGGTGACGGCGCCGCTGCTGGGCATGGTCAACCCGGTGTTCGCCGCGCAGATGCAGGCGACGCTGCCGACGCAGGCTACTGATGTGGAGGTCGTGGTGGTGCCGGACACCGGCCACTACTTCGTCGAGGAGCAGCCGCAGGCGGTCATCGACCAGTTCAACAAGTTCTTCGTGTGA
- a CDS encoding class I SAM-dependent methyltransferase — MSERRPPSAEDFDQWYANMAVTSSGDEVKRRFLGLPAHVLSSSLLAWDGLAEVVEALRLAPGDRLLDLACGRGGYGLEIAARTGVTLTGVDFSGEAITQARGLARQRGIEAEFRVGDLADTGLPPASVDAVVCVDSIQFKPDVASFQEIHRVLAPGGRVALTTWEALDRTDERVMKLIRVVDTESALKQAGFVDVEVRDRPEWCSTERALWDEAASLEPGDDPALQSLHDEALRVLPSFDLTRRVLATASVGPNAGA, encoded by the coding sequence ATGAGCGAGCGACGGCCACCGTCGGCCGAGGACTTCGACCAGTGGTACGCGAACATGGCCGTCACCTCGTCGGGGGACGAGGTCAAGCGGCGGTTCCTGGGGCTGCCGGCGCACGTCCTGTCGTCGAGCCTGCTGGCCTGGGACGGCCTGGCCGAGGTGGTCGAGGCCCTGCGGCTGGCGCCGGGGGACCGGCTGCTGGACCTCGCGTGCGGACGCGGCGGGTACGGCCTGGAGATCGCGGCGCGGACCGGCGTGACGCTGACCGGTGTCGACTTCTCCGGCGAGGCGATCACGCAGGCCAGGGGGCTCGCGCGGCAGCGGGGCATCGAGGCCGAGTTCCGGGTCGGCGATCTCGCGGACACCGGCCTGCCGCCCGCTTCGGTCGACGCCGTCGTGTGTGTCGACTCGATCCAGTTCAAGCCGGATGTCGCGTCGTTCCAGGAGATCCACCGCGTGCTCGCCCCCGGCGGACGCGTCGCGCTCACGACCTGGGAAGCCCTCGACCGTACCGACGAGCGTGTCATGAAGCTGATTCGGGTGGTCGACACCGAGTCGGCCCTGAAGCAGGCCGGGTTCGTCGACGTCGAGGTCCGGGACCGTCCGGAGTGGTGTTCGACCGAGCGTGCGCTGTGGGACGAGGCGGCGAGCCTCGAGCCCGGCGACGACCCCGCTTTGCAGTCCCTCCACGACGAAGCCTTGCGCGTGCTGCCCAGTTTCGACCTGACCCGCCGGGTGCTCGCGACCGCGAGCGTGGGGCCGAACGCGGGGGCGTGA
- a CDS encoding dihydrofolate reductase family protein, translating into MPLVRVHNFSISLDGFGTGEDQTFEAPFGTAGQRLTKWFVATSTFRAMFGSAGGSLGVDNAFAARWNAGVGAEIMGRAKFGPQTGAWKDDDDWKGWWGAEPPFHTPCFVLSHHPHPPITMEGGTSFQFLDATPEEALRVAQEAAGDLDVRIGGGPTTVREFLAADLIDEMHLAVVPIVLGRGVRLWDGLEGVEERFDVETVASPSGVVHLTFRRRPRTEAAHGA; encoded by the coding sequence ATGCCCCTGGTCCGCGTCCACAACTTCTCGATCTCCCTGGACGGTTTCGGAACCGGTGAGGACCAGACTTTCGAGGCCCCGTTCGGCACCGCCGGCCAGCGGCTGACCAAGTGGTTCGTCGCCACCAGCACCTTCCGCGCCATGTTCGGCTCGGCCGGCGGCAGCCTCGGCGTCGACAACGCCTTCGCCGCCCGGTGGAACGCAGGGGTCGGCGCCGAGATCATGGGCCGCGCCAAGTTCGGACCGCAGACCGGCGCGTGGAAGGACGACGACGACTGGAAGGGCTGGTGGGGCGCCGAGCCGCCGTTCCACACCCCGTGCTTCGTCCTGAGCCACCACCCGCACCCGCCGATCACGATGGAGGGCGGCACCAGCTTCCAGTTCCTCGACGCCACGCCCGAGGAGGCGCTGCGGGTCGCGCAGGAGGCGGCCGGCGATCTGGACGTGCGCATCGGCGGCGGGCCCACCACGGTGCGGGAGTTCCTGGCCGCCGACCTGATCGACGAGATGCACCTGGCGGTCGTGCCGATCGTGCTGGGGCGCGGCGTCCGGCTCTGGGACGGGCTGGAGGGGGTCGAGGAGCGGTTCGACGTCGAGACGGTGGCGAGCCCGAGCGGCGTCGTGCATCTGACGTTCCGGCGGCGCCCCAGGACCGAGGCCGCGCACGGGGCCTAG
- a CDS encoding MMPL family transporter, which produces MARERSVAAALGGWSARHRKTAVFGWLLFVVLATVVGGAVGQQGLTDAQNGVGSSAQALQILQNAGLSDPASEMVLVHSASQTADAASFRTAVDAVVSGVQATGQSAPIQSPYSAGLISKDGHSALVMFDVVGDPDKASDHAQPILDAVAKVRAQHPDMKFDEFGDTSGQKWLNDSLGKDFKRAEWTAVPLAFGILLVAFGALLAAVLPVLLAVTAFVAALGLLDLVSHAIPVASTSTSVMLLMGLAVGVDYCLFYLRRERQERAAGRSPQEALRVAAATSGHSVLVSGITVMVAMAGMFLTGMHIFDGFALASILVVAIAMLGSVTVLPALLSMLGDRIDWGRRKNRRHRSARQAGTAYPAGSAYPASSAYPAGSGYPGGPAQPAGLAQPVSLDQPAAVKTGRLWNATMAKVLNHPKSFAALAAAALVVLAIPALGMKTQSLGVNQLLPSSSPLVQTYNEISAEFPASPSPGMIVVQTPDVAAPAVTQAVEAFKTQAAAAGALGSGPVQVTPYPAQHVLKILFPVAGRDADAQAVSAIRKISDTIVPHTFGAIPHTTAATGGSLALSTDFNRQLDRSLLPVFVFVVSVTFLLMLFAFRSWVIAATAIVLNLLSTAAAYGVMVAVFQHGWGAGLVGTKPVGALESWIPLFVFVVLFGLSMDYHVFVVSRIREARERGLSTKDAVAHGLRATAGAITSAAAIMVAVFAVFGTLDMQDFKQLGVGLAVAILLDATVIRVVLLPTVMILLGERNWRRGRRSVTLRPGLHPEAVGGPVRIEAGRQQ; this is translated from the coding sequence ATGGCTCGCGAACGCAGCGTCGCCGCCGCGCTAGGCGGCTGGAGCGCAAGGCATCGGAAGACGGCCGTGTTCGGCTGGCTCCTTTTCGTGGTTCTGGCGACGGTGGTCGGCGGGGCCGTCGGGCAGCAGGGGCTGACCGACGCGCAGAACGGCGTCGGTTCCTCGGCCCAGGCGCTGCAGATCCTGCAGAACGCCGGGCTGTCCGACCCGGCCTCGGAAATGGTGCTGGTGCACAGCGCTTCGCAGACCGCTGACGCGGCGTCGTTCCGGACGGCCGTGGACGCGGTCGTCTCCGGGGTTCAGGCCACCGGGCAGAGCGCGCCGATTCAGAGCCCTTACAGCGCCGGTCTGATCTCCAAGGACGGGCACTCGGCGCTGGTCATGTTCGACGTGGTCGGGGACCCCGACAAGGCCTCCGACCACGCGCAGCCGATCCTGGACGCGGTCGCGAAGGTCCGGGCGCAGCACCCTGACATGAAGTTCGACGAGTTCGGCGACACCTCGGGCCAGAAGTGGCTGAACGACTCGCTGGGCAAGGACTTCAAGCGCGCCGAGTGGACCGCCGTTCCGCTGGCCTTCGGCATCCTGCTGGTCGCCTTCGGCGCGCTGCTCGCCGCCGTGCTCCCGGTGCTGCTGGCGGTGACCGCGTTCGTGGCCGCACTCGGGCTGCTCGACCTCGTCTCGCACGCCATCCCGGTGGCTTCGACCTCGACCTCGGTGATGCTGCTGATGGGCCTGGCGGTCGGCGTCGACTACTGCTTGTTCTACCTGCGCCGGGAACGCCAGGAGCGGGCAGCGGGACGGAGCCCGCAGGAGGCGCTGAGGGTCGCCGCGGCCACCTCCGGACACTCGGTGCTGGTCTCGGGCATCACGGTGATGGTCGCGATGGCCGGGATGTTCCTGACCGGGATGCACATCTTCGACGGCTTCGCGCTGGCGTCCATCCTGGTGGTGGCCATCGCGATGCTCGGCTCGGTGACCGTGCTGCCGGCGCTGCTGTCGATGCTCGGCGACCGGATCGACTGGGGACGGCGTAAGAACCGGCGGCATCGGTCGGCCCGGCAGGCTGGTACGGCCTATCCGGCTGGCTCTGCTTACCCGGCTAGCTCTGCTTATCCGGCTGGCTCCGGTTACCCGGGCGGCCCGGCTCAGCCGGCCGGCTTGGCCCAGCCGGTCAGCCTGGACCAGCCGGCCGCTGTGAAGACCGGTCGCCTCTGGAACGCGACCATGGCCAAGGTGCTCAACCACCCCAAGTCCTTCGCCGCCCTCGCCGCCGCGGCGCTGGTCGTCCTCGCGATCCCGGCGCTGGGCATGAAGACGCAGTCCCTCGGCGTCAACCAGCTCCTGCCGTCCAGCAGCCCGCTGGTCCAGACGTACAACGAGATCAGCGCCGAGTTCCCGGCCAGCCCCTCGCCGGGCATGATCGTCGTGCAAACCCCTGATGTGGCGGCACCCGCCGTCACCCAGGCCGTGGAGGCGTTCAAGACCCAGGCCGCCGCGGCCGGCGCGCTCGGCTCCGGGCCGGTTCAGGTGACGCCGTACCCCGCGCAGCACGTCCTCAAGATCCTGTTCCCGGTCGCCGGCCGGGACGCGGACGCGCAGGCCGTCTCGGCGATCAGGAAGATCAGCGACACCATCGTCCCGCACACCTTCGGCGCCATCCCGCACACCACCGCGGCCACCGGCGGCTCGCTGGCCCTGAGCACCGACTTCAACCGCCAGCTGGACCGCAGTCTGCTGCCGGTGTTCGTGTTCGTGGTCTCCGTGACCTTCCTGCTCATGCTGTTCGCCTTCCGGAGCTGGGTGATCGCGGCGACGGCGATCGTGCTGAACCTGCTGTCCACGGCGGCTGCCTACGGAGTGATGGTCGCGGTCTTCCAGCACGGCTGGGGCGCGGGGCTGGTCGGCACGAAGCCCGTCGGCGCACTGGAGTCGTGGATCCCGCTGTTCGTGTTCGTGGTGCTGTTCGGCCTGAGCATGGACTACCACGTGTTCGTGGTCTCCCGGATCCGCGAGGCGCGCGAGCGCGGGCTGAGCACCAAGGACGCGGTCGCGCACGGCCTGCGGGCCACCGCCGGCGCCATCACCAGCGCCGCGGCGATCATGGTGGCGGTGTTCGCGGTGTTCGGCACGCTCGACATGCAGGACTTCAAGCAGCTCGGCGTGGGGCTCGCGGTCGCGATCCTGCTGGACGCCACGGTGATCCGGGTGGTGCTGCTGCCGACGGTGATGATCCTGCTCGGCGAGCGCAACTGGCGCCGGGGGCGGCGGAGTGTGACGCTGCGGCCGGGGCTTCACCCGGAGGCCGTCGGTGGTCCGGTGCGGATCGAAGCCGGGCGTCAGCAGTAG
- a CDS encoding TNT domain-containing protein: MRRTLLALVLAAVGFAAAAVPAAAAASTSAASTAGASVASVANLAESCSSDFFDGDPRLGPNTLPVWGPVGFELIGYRRTGNLPASQFLATYYNPAANGGSGGWNYPPDNGYVIAPNGQPLEFQLTVSPGTDMDRFGSEYGSFLAPAGLPYAARSIPPQSLDSNPAATCNYHDYQVLKPFTVDAGPIAAWFAQPGGGLQYQLDSKLVPGAPTQLNVMWLVNNGYLGRIG, from the coding sequence ATGCGTAGAACCCTTCTGGCACTCGTCCTGGCGGCCGTGGGCTTTGCCGCCGCCGCTGTGCCCGCAGCCGCGGCCGCGTCCACATCCGCCGCGTCCACCGCCGGCGCCTCCGTCGCGTCGGTCGCGAACCTGGCTGAAAGCTGTTCCTCGGACTTCTTCGACGGCGATCCCCGCCTGGGGCCGAACACGTTGCCCGTGTGGGGCCCCGTGGGCTTCGAACTGATCGGCTACCGCCGCACCGGCAACCTGCCGGCCTCGCAGTTCCTCGCGACCTACTACAACCCGGCGGCCAACGGCGGCTCGGGCGGCTGGAACTACCCGCCGGACAACGGCTACGTGATAGCCCCCAACGGCCAGCCGCTGGAGTTCCAGCTCACCGTGTCGCCCGGTACGGACATGGACCGTTTCGGCAGCGAGTACGGCTCCTTCCTCGCGCCGGCAGGCCTCCCCTACGCCGCACGCTCCATCCCGCCGCAGAGCCTCGACAGCAACCCGGCCGCCACCTGCAACTACCACGACTACCAGGTGCTGAAGCCCTTCACCGTGGACGCCGGCCCGATCGCGGCGTGGTTCGCCCAGCCCGGCGGCGGCCTCCAGTACCAGCTGGACAGCAAGCTCGTGCCCGGGGCGCCGACCCAGCTGAACGTGATGTGGCTGGTCAACAACGGCTACCTGGGCCGGATCGGCTGA